The region CTGATGTTATGGGGGTGTGATTGAAAATGACCAACCGCGACGAAGGGAACCCGTATATAGATAGTAGCCGTGTCGATGATGGATTTCAAAAGTTATTAGAGGAAGTCCAATTAAAATTATAACCTTAATGTTCGTTTTTGTGCCTTGACTTTTTAGCAAAGCTGATGCATATCAAGGTGATCAACAAATGGACTGATAGTTCATTCGATCAGCTTATTCAGTTGTTGCAAACTGCATTTCCTGAAGGAAACAAGGTCTCCCCATCACACTATGAAGCAAAAAAGACACTTAAAAAGATCGGCTTGGGTTATGATTCGATACAGGTATATAAAAACAACTGTTTtcttttctggaaagaacacaAGTTGTTGCAAAGGTGTTCAATTTGTAATGAAATTCGGTGGGTTGATGAAAATACAAATGGTAAGAAAGTGGCTCATAAGGTGTTATGATACTTTCCCTTGATCCCCAGACTACAATGTTTATTCAAGTATAACATATTTTGTAATGTTAAATAGAACTTGAATAGACTTGAAGCATTTACATCGTGCGCATGTGACTAAAAATGAGGAATTTATTGATCCTTTGGTTGAAGACAAATATGTAAGTTATTATTACTTAAAATGAAGTAGAATGTCTTTTTTGTGTTAGTTTGAATTATATTGACAATTTTTGTGAAATATGAATTGCCTTAGTTGTTGAGGTTGCTTTACAGattcatcacatagccgactccggtggtgatccagacaccgtTGATTGGATCACAATATTTGAGAAGATGTTGGGTACTCGTAGGGAGCATGTGAGAGGGATTGGGCCTAAACCTTCGTCAACAGCGGGTAAAAGTGCTTCATACTGATGGCAGTCATAGTCACAAGCATCGCAACCAAGACAGGTACTTGCTAAATTCTTAAACAATTTGGTAGTTTAGCTATATTGTTAAGAACTCGATGCATTTATAGTATTTTTTTAgaagtttggtagtttgttaaattcttaaagtcTTAACTAATTTGCTGGCataatagttttttaaattgttaccgacttaattcatttggtggtttgaggGTTTGATTGTTTGTTAAATAGTTAAtaacttaatgtgcttgtgacttAATTGTAGGAGGTTGATGTGAATGTTTTTCTTCAAAACCCATCGTTTGTGCggaccattggagacattatctgcttgtttaaaaacCAAGTCAACAACGATGAGGAAGACACAAACACATGGTATTTCTAGTTTTGACCGTTTATGGATGAttttattttggatttattagatagtttatcgatgatatatatTAGAtgtgatatatttgatgttttatgtaatgtggtatgtatttttattacatCTGCATCTTATAATATAAAAAactaatatcataaataaattgttttttcaaaaaaaaaaaaaaaaaaaaaaactcattagcAGCAACATCTTTAGGGATGACAATGATCCAATTGCGACGACAACTGATTCCGGGAAGGGTAGCTGGAAAAACACCGACTGGTGGCCATAATACCGAAACAAATAGCGACGAGATTGACCATTTAGCTATGACTTGTATCAGAGGCGACGCTATTTGCGACGACAAAGGAGTATTAGCTACGAAGTAATAGCGACGACCCTTTTAACGACGTATTTTTTCGTCGCTAAAGGTTACGTTTTTTGTTGTGTTAAGAGAAATGTTCACCCTTTATTTTCATTATGTTTTGTCCGAATGacaaatttaatatattattgtatTGGCAAATCTAATAGATTCAATGTTATTAATAGATAAAACTAATGTGGTGCCTTATTATCAAAGTACAAATGTACCACGTATTAGTTTTTCTATCCTTGCATTAGACTTGGTTTTAATGGTGGTCTAGCTACGTTAGAAAATATCTAGCTACGTTGAATACCAGGTCTGCTTTGAAGGTTTCCTTCCACTCCTTTTCTATCACGGTCCTCCACATTTTGGCTTCATCCTCTACAATTGCATAAAACTCCAGGAATATTGGGCATGTGGGCATCACATATTTACTTCAGCGACTTcgtactaattgaattttcaacgCTACTTATGATTCACAAGTCAAAGTTGTTGACAAATGCGTTGCCTTATATATAGCTGCACGCGGTAATCggcaaacaaaaaaaaactttaatgatTTCTCCAAATTGGGTGTTAGTTTTATTTCAGTTTTATATTGTTACAAATCTTTCTGGTCTCACCTTTACCCATGGAGACCATGTGTGCGGATACCGGGGAAACTATACACAAAACAGTGCATTTGAAAAGATCCTCAATCGTACGTTATCTGCTCTACCTGAAGCACCAAAGGGAGATGATTTCTTCTACAATTACACATCTTCAAATCCTTCACAAGACCATGAGAACACCACAGCTTATGCACTTGCACTATGCCCTGGAGACGTTCAAGATGAATCCTGTAAGGGATGTGTGAAGTCTGCAACCGAAAGGCTTCGACAGGATTGTCCTAAGCAAATCAAAGCTACAGGTTGGTATTACGAAAGATGTATGTTCAGCTACTCTAATACAAGCTTTCATGACATGGTTAATTATGACGATAAAGATGTTCTATCGTTTCCAACAGCAAGTTATATCACCAATTGGAATATTATTTCAGTTGCTGAGTCCCTAGAGAACTCCTTCAAAGAGTTACAGGTTAAAGCAGCTACTGATGGTTATAGTAAAAGATTTTACTCTGAAACTAACATTTTACCAAGTTCTAGGGGCAATATTGAAGCGACTATCCAATGCATTCCAAATATATCCCACAGCAAATGTGATGAGTGTTTGGGTAACGCTACTAATTATCTAGGAACATCGTATAATGGAAGTGCTGAAGGAGTAGTTTACTACCGATATTCATGTTTACTAAAATACCAAGTATATCTTGTCCAGATTCCACCTTCAGGTTCATTGTGTTTTTGATTagttatatttattttcatattaATTTATAGACATTAGTTTGGTGTTGCACAAAACGTTGGTTTTTTATATTGATATCTTTGATCAAGGGAAAAAAAGAACAAATGTCATCGTTCCAGTAGTAGTAACAGTGGCAGCAGTAACATTGGTCATCTCGACCTTCTTTATTTGCCTAAAGATTGGCAAATTCTGCAGTAAAAAAGGTAAATAAGATTTTAAAGAATGTGGTATATCACGATATACAATCACCCATCTATTTAGGAGTGTCATAATAATCTTGGTGTAGGTGAAGAGGAAGAGCCGCTTCATGCTTCAGACGATGACACTGGGGAAATTATTTACTTTAGACTTGATGCAATTCAAGCCGCTACTCATAATTTCTCAGTTGCAAATAAGCTTGGAGAAGGTGGTTTTGGTCCTGTTTATTGGGTAATAACCAAAACTCTTTCGATATATATACTCGTCTCTTTTCTATTTGCCACTTTACATAttctcaaacaattttttttttttttttatctaagggAACGCTCTCCGATGGTAAAAAGATAGCAGTGAAAAGACTTTCACAAAACTCAAGTCAAGGAATGAATGAATTCAAAACAGaagtaaaactaataataacgCTACAGCATAAAAATTTGGTGAAGCTTTTGGGTTGTTGTATGAAAGGGAAGGAAAGGCTCcttgtttatgaatacatgtctaACAGTAGTCTCGATAAGTTTCTTTTTGGTTCGTTCTCCACATCTcttctatatttctctttgatTATTATAGACCTTGTTAAGACACGATGTGTCTAATTATGTGTAACTTAGTTTAGTTTTATGATAGAAGATCCTAAAAAAGCAAAAGAACTGGACTGGGCTAAACGTGTCAACATAGTGAATGGAATAGCAAAGGGTCTTCGTTATCTTCATGAGGACTCTCGCCTCAAGATCATACATAGAGACCTCAAAGCTAGCAATGTTTTATTAGATGACGATATGAACCCAAAAATATCAGACTTTGGCACTGCGAGAATTTTTGGATCTAATCAAATCGAAGCTAATACTAACCGAGTTGTTGGAACCTAGTAAGCCAGTTATACAGTTTATAGAAATTAATATATTCAGTTATTTTGGTTAACTGAATTAAAGTTTGTTGTGAACCTTGGACAGTGGATACATGGCACCTGAGTATGCAATGGAGGGGTTGTTCTCAATCAAATCTGATGTGTATAGTTTTGGTGTTCTTCTTCTTGAAATTATATCCGGGAAAAGGAACAGCAGGTTGTTCTACGAAGAGCATGATCGAAACCTTCTCTACTATGTGAGCCAAATCATTTGCATTACTTTCTTCTATTTATACTTCCATTAGAAGAACTTGAATTTAAAAGATTCTCACTTTTTCAAGAAGTGGCTAATTTCTAACAATAGACCATATTAATTTGACAACTGAAGGCATGGATGTTATGGGAAGAAGGCAAAGGAGAGCAACTGATAGACGAAAATCTGAATGATGATTGTCCTGTCCATGAGGGTCTCAAATGGATGCGTATTGCTCTATTATGCGTTGAAGAAGATCCAAACAATCGTCCCACCATGTCTTCGGTTGCTTTTATGCTTGAAGGTGAATGGAAATCCCTCTCTGATCCTAAACCTCCCATGTCTTTCGGCCAATTTATGACCTCTGACAAATCTTCGTCAACTTGGAATGTCGATGAATTTGGGTTTTATTCATTATCTTTAGAAAGTAAAGGCATCGGTGATCATTGTGTGTAGTGAATATACTGACCTTTTTATTCTTTTGTATAGATATACAGTCAAGTGTATTCATTAAACATCGAATAGATTCAACTCATAGAAAAAATCTCCTGAAATAATGTCCTAGCTATAGATATAGATTTGTAATACAATTATTGTATAGCAATTTGTATGTTGTGTACCACATTTGTCTTAGCCAACCTATTTGACCAATTCATTACAATCATTTGGACCACAACAACTACAACATTTTAAAAAGTGTCTTACAacttaaattataaaaatcaattAATTTCAATTTATTGCATATATTGTTGTAACATGATCGACATGTGGCAACGCGACACTTGTGAGTCGTGACTTGTTCATGAGGAAACAATAACATGGAATTTAAAAAAAAGAGCTTGTAAGAAATGGCATTttgcaaaaaagaaaaataaattggTATGTGAGAATGCTAGTAAAATTTGGATATTAATTAATATCTTGACACTTTTGAATAATTTTCTATTTCAATTTTAATCATCAATGTTTTGGTTACGTAGAATGAATTGCTAAATGAGAAACCATATTCTTCTTGTTTGACGATtggaattttcttttgaaaatctaTGTCGTATGCCCGGAAATATAAAACAATGTTCTATTCCTACTAAACAAGTCATTGTTAAACACGACTCTTTGTAATGTCCGAGATTTATATGGTATTATTCTTAATTATATAaggttaaaagttttaaaaaagttTGGGGTTAGACCATTGGTCCCTTGTAATTGGGCTGAGGAAACACCGTACGCGGAGTGTACCTTGCCATATATGCTCAGCATACTCAAGAGATTGGAATGCAGAAGCCAtgcatgtacgcccagcgtacacatgcagattctaaaaccctaaattttagggttttctccctatataaaggaccttatGCCTTTGGTCTAGCCTCCCTCTCACCCTTAGACATCCATCACGAAAACCCATAtttgtgtgttcttgtgatttggTAGCCACCTGAGAGCATTTTagtgttgttttggtgttttggaagagAAAGAAGTTTGAAGAAGGAGTAAGGATTCAAAGCGACCTTGTAGATCCAGGAGATTAGCAccatttctgactcatttgaggtatcaagcttcaaactttatcattgcatgcttagatttgattttggggtattttatgtaatttttggaCTCCGTTGTTGAGGTTGATTGAATCTTGATAGTTTCAGACCATAAGCGTTGTTCGTTTGAGCTCTTCGAAGCATATAGAGACATAAAAATCAGACCTTGATGGTTAAGTGACAACCATGAAAGTTTTTAATGGTCACAAAGTTTGGTTaaggaccaaaatcatgttttgactCGCAACCATAtatgcaagcacataaagttcatgactttatggaATAGGATGTCTTAAAGGACGTAGATCTACATTCTGAACGTGACGACTTAACGGATTAAGTCACAAATGGAGACCCAAGGAAGTTGTCGGTACGATGAGCGTACACCCTGGTACGCTGCGCATACTGGGTCAATTTCCCGCTTTTGGTCAAGGCCAGCAcacgctgggcgtacgtgcctGGTACGCCGTGTGTACGCATATGGAGTGGAGAACTTGGGCTTTTGGGCCTTAGAAGTTTGGACCTGGATAGTTGGGCCCCATGGCCTACTATGTAGTAGAGTTTATGGGCGTAGAACTGAGAATTAAAGTATTGGgctttttgggccatattgggccactcaaaattatttattttgggcTAATGATTTTTTGGACTTATGATAAGGCCAATTTGAGGAGTTGGTACCAATTAagaaaaattgggccattagtgggcctttagtggGCCATTTGTGGGCTGGGAAAGATAATATGGAATTGGGCCGTGGGTATGGTCCAAATTAGACCAAGGGGTAAAATGCTCATTTTACACTAAGAAATATTATGGACTTTGAGTAAGTGTTGTTAGTATAATGACAGTCTGGTATGCCATTATCTGTTGAGCTTTATGTTCTaggatgctatgatattatgtgataatggtaggaggggtgaaatagtccccgaatacgagttgaaagagaccaaaggggtagACAATACCCATATATGCCTAGCAGTATGTTTACGATATGTTATtacgtggtagtggtaggggtgaaatactcCCCGTAACTTGTTGAGACAAAccagagggtaggtcgggcacccatatatgcctgacagggGTAGGTCAGACACACCGGTATGTCTGACAAGGGGAAGGTTtgggcaccccggtatgcctaaTAAGGGTAGGTTGAGCACTCCGGTATACTTAagagcagtgttgtaaaacttgccGAGTTTGCCGATTACTCCTTCGAGTACTCGCTAGTCGGACACTTACTAAGGCGAGTTATAGAATCCCAAGTACTCCCCGGTCGACCCCGTACTGAACTGAGCAGTGCTGTAAAACCCGATCAGCTCAGTAATTAATATGTACAATAtacttaattatttattattgaaCACAAATACTTGTGattatgactatatatatatcttaaatttttagtaattattcatgaagtgagaccattatgtatttttcagtttttatgtattcacatgtatctaattttgttatatatttcaatcaaattaagattttaacatatgattttgacatatataagttccctaaaaatatttttacatgaattaccgaatcagAGTACTCCTTTGTACTCGCTACTCAGTAGTCTGCCAAAAAAGGTACCgaataacgagttctacaaccttgctcAGGAGGGTAGTTATGGCGCCCATATATATGTCTATTGTATTTTATGTGGtgttatgggggaactcactaagctttgtgcttacgattttcagttttggttccaggtacttcttcttcgaagggaaaggagtcggcatgacTGCAGCGCATCACACCACGATTCTCCGCACTACGATGtccttgggatttgtactctgacattattatgactTGTTTTGAGACATATGACTTACGGGTTTTTATTATATGGGATAACCAAATGATGTTTTCAATAATCTGTTTATggattattaaattaaaaatgaaaattttgccatggattttgggatgttacaagttcgtatcagagccatggtttgagggattcggacacaccttcggggcgcctggactcaaatcgagggtttgaaagaCTTTCACaagaaaaataaattttcaaaaattaaggtTAAGAGTTTTGtcaaagaacaaggtgtgtgatgtgtgcaatcagccgggctcaagtaagttttccccaagatacccatacatgttatgttatgttatgatatgatatgatatgattatgagaaatgcatgctagattaggactgagGAACTAGGAAGGATGActtatatgcctactgtatgtgcATGGGATCTGCATGTTAGATTAGGGTTAAGGATGTCGGAAGAAGCCTTATATGCATGACGTATGTGCGTGTTAAGCTACATGATAGTACTgactagtcagtgatatgattgcctgattaggatatgctttgtgacaaccgtcaaaattcgattCGGTTCTAGATTcgaataaacttagttgcacatatagacatgacacatactagacttagtaactagaagttaAGATATAACCtattagaaacttggaaacaatggaTAATATGCTTGGATTTCACATTGGTATGTGAATTCTACTACTACTTAACTGTAGAGGCTATCCATAtccgggtcactctttgactcgaacaccatttcatgaatcatatacacacatcatgcatttGACGtagaagtagaaattaggtcaaagtctcatagaaacgtaagtcaaagttgaagactaggactagtatatttgattcctcaatttctcttgaatctcggaatcactataTAGAATGTCAATAAACCAATAGAATAAAtgacaaacattatttataactataaaggAGTTATAATACAATACGATAAATTGAAGATTTAAATGTTCTATTGATAGTTATGAgacatataatattatattagaaTGATTAAGTTCAaggaaatataatcaaggaaaataaaattttaagtcattaacatttacccttaatttataagtcaaaaatcaatattttatgagtaaaaactatattaaggtgcaaattttataaaagagtttgatatttttataaaagatttgaatATTATAAAAATAGAAGAGAGGGAAGCCCTTTCTTATCCCCCAAAACCGGCCACCCTCTTCCCAAGACACTCCTCTCTTCCCAAAACACATaatcacttctttctctctcacactccactttctctctcattttctctcatttctgTCTACCTTCACCACTCcattttctctcttcctctctctataCCCATGAAAATTTCCAGAATATAAGTCCAAGAACACACCGCAAACTCAAAATTTTCATCATCTAGtggtgttcattaaggtagaacacAATTTCCTTCATTTTCCTTCAAAGTTTTGTTAAATTTATTACACTTTCTTtttcttctactccattctattGTAAAATCATGAGCAATTGCACCTACTCATGGttttgatgatggtggtggtaggatttcatccaaaaacaacaTACATGTTGTAGATGGTGGAAAAACACCACATACATCcaaagttttctttcaaaaatgaattttgaacatttcaaactcatgaatgatcttcaaacaaacatgcatgtgatgatcttcaagcttagatgttagatcatcaaagtatgttgttaaaagctttcaaacatgttcatgaaggatttatttccaaataaatatgtaaaacttCTTTTCTAAACAAATCCGATTTTTACCAGATTCCCATCAACAAAATAAGATGCTCTGTAAATTTGCAGAAGATAATTCATTTATCTCGAATTACTATAATTAATGCAAGAAAATAGggaaataaatcatataaaatactttctgaggtctataaatcctagttACATTTGTGGATGTCTCCTATGCTAAATAATGACCTCTCATTAAGTTTCATCGATTTGTGTTACTGTTTAGTATGGCTTTGAGTTTTCTTTTGGTTTATCtctaataaatcataaaaccactttagaaAAGGTAAAATAGATACATAATGGTTTTCGCATCTTCCGCTGTATTTGAAATacttataaaaatattttcagaattttcCATATTGCATTCCTAATTTGtcccgatttttgtatttataatggcctaaaaatagaataaatagttgtgctcatccaaaattcatgaaaatttaccagaacaCCTTTAGTACATGAGGATgctaaataaaaattttgatgatttttctcttctATATACTATTTGTCTTCTATTTTcccaagattaaatacacttaaacccaaatttttattagaataaatattaaaaaatcataaaattgggttaaacagtttataAATTCATTTTAATATTTTTCCCAACTTAATAATGGTTAATAACagtgttacaaaaattttgggcaattttggaaacaattttctatttatttcaattttttattataataaatgcataaaaatcataaaattgggttaaacagtttagaaacccatggtgtatttgaacccatggatccaaggaaacggaaggccatgacaattagggtttaccctaattgtaacaactatataagatcatattatttgggaaaaatcggccactatgaataATAAGACAGCGCTAGCCGATTCTAGGAGTGTGCAAGTTTCTcccaagttattctaagtgtatttggtgttgtgtgaaccatttgagatgtcacacttgaggcaataggcactcaagcttcatgaagacattctacatcaaagacgtatgtattatatcttgttatattcattattttgtatgctagattaggataataccttggatgttcataattgcatgtataatagagaaaacatagatccaaggtatttagggttgcatgtacacttaggcgtgttagaatgcttaaaacccaacagtggtatcagggcCTAGGcttttttcttgttatacttgcaaaagtagctgaaaaaatcgagttttgatgttgtttgTGTTGGAATAGTATCTAAGGCTGCacctatattaggcaagtatttgacccggttgtgcatggtccttttgggttgccttcaccatagcaacttgataggatgatttattaagagacagtagatattattaatatattatgagaataatataaagaataatatattgttatttgattaatataagtcatagaattaattggaattaatttggtgacttaaagagattaattaaataagagggtataaactgtcaattgtttgatagttaaacttgaGACTGTAAagccatatagatatggattggacgaatTATAggagctaaaggatagctcaaaattgTCCATGATGTTATCTAGgagtggatttggatagccttaagagaagattatccaataggGTTTAAACTGTAACCcataaggagtctacaagtataaatacactctatggctgatggaattcgatacttcacctaaagtagagaacctctggtcgaattccattccctctcctctctcccaaatcatcctccttgctttggtgtttgtaagccattagaggagtaacaattgtgactctagaagctccaagacaacaaggtcaacaaggaattcaaaggtatgattttagatctgtttcaatgttgttatttagcctaaatagttattagaagtcttggattcgaagcatgtttaattagaaagcctagatccaagcattagggttttgcatgagcacataggaaagttcttatggctaaaacccattagtggtatcagagcctagcttggttttcattaaattgttgcttgattaactgaaacaaaccttcaaaattcgaatttttggtttctgagtctcggactcggcgagttccaaagtggactcggcaagtaggcctgactcggcgagtccctttgtgcacttggcgagtccaagcgtcaggaatggccagattcgggattttttcataattatctgaTGGAAACTTTCCTTAATCTAATTAGATCAACACtaatctgattttttgatatatatgactataatcttgatctaattaaaggtatttatcatctaataaaatatttaatttccttatatgataattaattaattattttgattattttggtaattatcttcaaagaaatcttgaataaatcaaatatggataattagaaaattaattgttaattgaacttatttgttattttatcctccatgttttaaatgtttaaaaacttgtcctcaaattttgaaatttatattttgtgattaaaatttttaatttagacaacttaaatttcaaaccctagattttaaaaggtttaaaatacaaccctatacaaatataatattacaagaataatatatatatatatatatatatatatatatatatatatatatatatatatgtacactcACACCAAAAGCTTGCTTgatcgatggagggtcgttagccgaacggataggatagggcaacctcatcctctcattaaaagtataataagaaatataaagtaactacatattttaaaaaaaaaattcgcaat is a window of Lactuca sativa cultivar Salinas chromosome 1, Lsat_Salinas_v11, whole genome shotgun sequence DNA encoding:
- the LOC111882052 gene encoding cysteine-rich receptor-like protein kinase 10 isoform X3, yielding MISPNWVLVLFQFYIVTNLSGLTFTHGDHVCGYRGNYTQNSAFEKILNRTLSALPEAPKGDDFFYNYTSSNPSQDHENTTAYALALCPGDVQDESCKGCVKSATERLRQDCPKQIKATASYITNWNIISVAESLENSFKELQVKAATDGYSKRFYSETNILPSSRGNIEATIQCIPNISHSKCDECLGNATNYLGTSYNGSAEGVVYYRYSCLLKYQVYLVQIPPSGKKRTNVIVPVVVTVAAVTLVISTFFICLKIGKFCSKKGEEEEPLHASDDDTGEIIYFRLDAIQAATHNFSVANKLGEGGFGPVYWGTLSDGKKIAVKRLSQNSSQGMNEFKTEVKLIITLQHKNLVKLLGCCMKGKERLLVYEYMSNSSLDKFLFEDPKKAKELDWAKRVNIVNGIAKGLRYLHEDSRLKIIHRDLKASNVLLDDDMNPKISDFGTARIFGSNQIEANTNRVVGTYGYMAPEYAMEGLFSIKSDVYSFGVLLLEIISGKRNSRLFYEEHDRNLLYYAWMLWEEGKGEQLIDENLNDDCPVHEGLKWMRIALLCVEEDPNNRPTMSSVAFMLEGEWKSLSDPKPPMSFGQFMTSDKSSSTWNVDEFGFYSLSLESKGIGDHCV
- the LOC111882052 gene encoding cysteine-rich receptor-like protein kinase 15 isoform X1, translated to MISPNWVLVLFQFYIVTNLSGLTFTHGDHVCGYRGNYTQNSAFEKILNRTLSALPEAPKGDDFFYNYTSSNPSQDHENTTAYALALCPGDVQDESCKGCVKSATERLRQDCPKQIKATGWYYERCMFSYSNTSFHDMVNYDDKDVLSFPTASYITNWNIISVAESLENSFKELQVKAATDGYSKRFYSETNILPSSRGNIEATIQCIPNISHSKCDECLGNATNYLGTSYNGSAEGVVYYRYSCLLKYQVYLVQIPPSGKKRTNVIVPVVVTVAAVTLVISTFFICLKIGKFCSKKGEEEEPLHASDDDTGEIIYFRLDAIQAATHNFSVANKLGEGGFGPVYWGTLSDGKKIAVKRLSQNSSQGMNEFKTEVKLIITLQHKNLVKLLGCCMKGKERLLVYEYMSNSSLDKFLFEDPKKAKELDWAKRVNIVNGIAKGLRYLHEDSRLKIIHRDLKASNVLLDDDMNPKISDFGTARIFGSNQIEANTNRVVGTYGYMAPEYAMEGLFSIKSDVYSFGVLLLEIISGKRNSRLFYEEHDRNLLYYAWMLWEEGKGEQLIDENLNDDCPVHEGLKWMRIALLCVEEDPNNRPTMSSVAFMLEGEWKSLSDPKPPMSFGQFMTSDKSSSTWNVDEFGFYSLSLESKGIGDHCV
- the LOC111882052 gene encoding cysteine-rich receptor-like protein kinase 15 isoform X2 — its product is MISPNWVLVLFQFYIVTNLSGLTFTHGDHVCGYRGNYTQNSAFEKILNRTLSALPEAPKGDDFFYNYTSSNPSQDHENTTAYALALCPGDVQDESCKGCVKSATERLRQDCPKQIKATGWYYERCMFSYSNTSFHDMVNYDDKDVLSFPTASYITNWNIISVAESLENSFKELQVKAATDGYSKRFYSETNILPSSRGNIEATIQCIPNISHSKCDECLGNATNYLGTSYNGSAEGVVYYRYSCLLKYQVYLVQIPPSGKKRTNVIVPVVVTVAAVTLVISTFFICLKIGKFCSKKGEEEEPLHASDDDTGEIIYFRLDAIQAATHNFSVANKLGEGGFGPVYWGTLSDGKKIAVKRLSQNSSQGMNEFKTEVKLIITLQHKNLVKLLGCCMKGKERLLVYEYMSNSSLDKFLFDPKKAKELDWAKRVNIVNGIAKGLRYLHEDSRLKIIHRDLKASNVLLDDDMNPKISDFGTARIFGSNQIEANTNRVVGTYGYMAPEYAMEGLFSIKSDVYSFGVLLLEIISGKRNSRLFYEEHDRNLLYYAWMLWEEGKGEQLIDENLNDDCPVHEGLKWMRIALLCVEEDPNNRPTMSSVAFMLEGEWKSLSDPKPPMSFGQFMTSDKSSSTWNVDEFGFYSLSLESKGIGDHCV